A window of the Bombina bombina isolate aBomBom1 chromosome 3, aBomBom1.pri, whole genome shotgun sequence genome harbors these coding sequences:
- the SPRYD4 gene encoding LOW QUALITY PROTEIN: SPRY domain-containing protein 4 (The sequence of the model RefSeq protein was modified relative to this genomic sequence to represent the inferred CDS: inserted 1 base in 1 codon): MASPLRALILGSRAASCLRTLVFCREYVTLTARKDISFILDEKTAHSSLDLFKQETGVLYRMLGVDPSKVPQNPEXFREWAVVLGDTSVTNGRHYWEVTVKRSSEFRIGVADADMSRDECIGVNTRSWVYGYSHKKWQAMQANKIIPISNIGNPAKVGLLLDYEGGKLSLVDAEKGSLVHTLNASFRGPVVPAFALWDGELLTHSGLNIPEHP; this comes from the exons atggcgtcccccttGAGGGCATTGATATTGGGGAGTCGCGCTGCGAGCTGCTTACGGACTCTGGTGTTTTGTCGGGAATATGTTACACTCACTGCCCGAAAGG ATATCTCCTTTATACTTGATGAAAAAACTGCTCACAGTAGCTTGGACCTTTTCAAACAGGAAACAGGGGTCCTATATCGCATGCTAGGCGTTGATCCTTCAAAGGTTCCCCAGAATCCTG CGTTTCGAGAGTGGGCTGTAGTGTTGGGCGATACATCTGTCACTAATGGCCGTCATTACTGGGAAGTGACAGTAAAGCGTTCCAGTGAGTTTCGAATAGGTGTTGCTGATGCTGATATGTCTAGAGATGAGTGCATTGGTGTAAATACCCGTTCATGGGTCTATGGTTACAGTCATAAAAAGTGGCAGGCCATGCAGGCTAATAAAATAATTCCTATCAGTAATATCGGCAATCCAGCAAAAGTTGGGTTGCTTCTTGATTATGAGGGTGGCAAACTCAGTCTCGTGGATGCAGAGAAGGGTTCACTTGTCCATACTCTTAATGCAAGCTTTCGGGGTCCTGTTGTGCCTGCATTTGCTTTGTGGGATGGAGAACTTTTGACTCACTCAGGCCTGAATATTCCTGAACATCCTTAA